A stretch of DNA from Noviherbaspirillum sedimenti:
CGTTCTGGGAACCGGGCACCCGTGTCGGTTACCACGGTTTGACCTTCGGCTGGCTGGTGGGAGAGTTGGTGCGCCGGGTGTCCGGGCTGTCGCTGGGCGAATTCTTCCAGCAGCGCATCGCGCTTCCCCTGCAGCTCGATTTCTGGATCGGCTTGCCGCAGGAGCACGAAGAGCGGGTGGCCGCCATCGTGCCGGCGCCGCCGGCCGCGCAGCCGCGCAATGCCTTCGAAGCCATCGTTGCCGAGCAGCCGGACAGCATTGCCGCGCTGTATTTCCGCAATACCGGCGGCTGGCGGCCGAGCGGATTCAACAAGCGGATCGGCCATGCGGCGCAAATCCCGGCAGCCAACGGAATCAGCAACGCGCGCAGCCTGGCGCGCCTGTATGGCACGCTGGCCATGGATGGCGCGCGCGGCGATCTGCAACTGATCGACCCACAGCGCTTGAAGGATGCGACCGAGATTTCCTCGGCCACCCATCTCGATGCCTGCCTGCAGGTGCCCACCCGCTTCGGCGCCGGCTTCCAGCGCAGCATGGACAACCGTGCGCGCGGCTGCGATAGCGCGGTGCTGGGCGACGATGCCTTCGGCCATGTCGGCGCGGGCGGCTCGGTCGCCTTCGCCTCGCCGCGGCATCGCATGGGTTTTGCCTACACGATGAACCAGATGGGCGCCGGCGTTCTGTTGAATAGCCGCGCCGAGCGCCTGATCGCCGCCGCTTACCGGGCGCTGGCTTGATCGGATTTGACTGGAATTGATCGGAATTCTTGACACCCTGTTTTTTCATCCTGAATCGGTTCAGGAACATCACCAAAGGAGACACTCTAAAATGTTAAAATCTCGACGTTTGGAACGAAACACCAAGCTGGCCCTCAAGTCCGCGACCGCCACGGCCGTCGTCGCCGCCACGCTGGCGCTATCGGGCATGCCGGCATTTGCCGCCGATCCGGTCAGGATCGGCTATCTGATTCCCCTCTCGGGCAGCGCCGCCGCCTCGATCGGCCGCGACATGAGCCGCGCCACCCATCTGGCGGTCAAGCATATCAACGATACCGGCGGCATCAAGTCCTTGAATGGGGCGAAGCTGGAGCTGGTCGAAGCCGATACCCGTGGCGACCCGAAGGTCGCGATCACGGAAGCCGAGCGCCTGATCACCCGCGAAAAGACGCCGGTCCTGCTGGGCGCCTTCCAGAGCGGCACCACCTTCCCGGCCACGGTGGTGGCGGAAAAGTACAAGACGCCCTGGGTGGTCGATCTGGCGGCCAAGGCCGACATCACCGAGCGCGGCTTCAAATACATCTTCCGTCCGGTCCAGGTGCCCGCCTACGGCAATGCCCAGAGCACGGTCGATTTCGTCGATTACGTCAACAAGACCACCGGCAAGCCGGCCAAGTCTGTGGCGATACTCTATGAAAACACCGACTGGGGCCAGGACATGGCCAACACGCTGCGCACCGGTTTCAAGAAAATCGGCGTCGACGTGGTGCTGGACGAAGCCTATCCGCCGAATTCGCCCGACCTGCGCCCGCTGGTGCTGAAGGTGAAAGGCAAGAAACCGGATATCGTCGTGGCGACGTCCTATTCCAGCGATGCGATCCAGTTGCACAAGCTGTTTGCCCAGATGAAAGTCGGGGCGATGGCTTACATGGGCAACGCCGCAGGACAGATCGACACCAACTTCCTGCCGTCGGTGGGCAAGGAAGTTGCCAACCACGTGCTCACCACCAACGGTTGGGCGGGCTATGCCTCGACCGTCACCACGCCGTTCGCCAAGCGCTTCT
This window harbors:
- a CDS encoding ABC transporter substrate-binding protein translates to MLKSRRLERNTKLALKSATATAVVAATLALSGMPAFAADPVRIGYLIPLSGSAAASIGRDMSRATHLAVKHINDTGGIKSLNGAKLELVEADTRGDPKVAITEAERLITREKTPVLLGAFQSGTTFPATVVAEKYKTPWVVDLAAKADITERGFKYIFRPVQVPAYGNAQSTVDFVDYVNKTTGKPAKSVAILYENTDWGQDMANTLRTGFKKIGVDVVLDEAYPPNSPDLRPLVLKVKGKKPDIVVATSYSSDAIQLHKLFAQMKVGAMAYMGNAAGQIDTNFLPSVGKEVANHVLTTNGWAGYASTVTTPFAKRFWDDFSGTYKVEPNELSVSAYGAVWVLKDALERAGKVDPESIRNALASTKIQNTDLTKLLGYDIEIDAKGQNQKKRYVMQQISDGKYYTVWPANVAVKDYKMAWPAAAAK
- a CDS encoding serine hydrolase domain-containing protein — protein: MQALTESTLHALSADPRHLVAGWCAPRFEGVRDAFIENFIGGGELGASLAIEIDGEPVVDLWGGYADTSQRPWLRDSLSVVFSNTKPATALCAHLLAQDGLLDLDRPVHHYWPAFGDSARRTITPRMFLDHSAGLPALREKLPDGSVFDWDAMVGRIEREAPFWEPGTRVGYHGLTFGWLVGELVRRVSGLSLGEFFQQRIALPLQLDFWIGLPQEHEERVAAIVPAPPAAQPRNAFEAIVAEQPDSIAALYFRNTGGWRPSGFNKRIGHAAQIPAANGISNARSLARLYGTLAMDGARGDLQLIDPQRLKDATEISSATHLDACLQVPTRFGAGFQRSMDNRARGCDSAVLGDDAFGHVGAGGSVAFASPRHRMGFAYTMNQMGAGVLLNSRAERLIAAAYRALA